A single genomic interval of Microbacterium sp. BLY harbors:
- a CDS encoding sensor histidine kinase, with translation MFRRFWTRHPVLADVLLALLCTLLTLTPAARVDRDVLGAYAMLLSVLLPVCVVLACGTLLWRRRRPWLPAAAAILLEVFLLFSATPGSSPLLLFAGYSLAVYRSARAAWIAFGSATAVTGASAGLLYGLGVFTLQAAANALLGTVVLGLIGTLIGVNVGNRKRYLDAVIDRSRQLLVERDQQAQLAAAAERARIAREMHDIVSHSLTVVVALSEGAAATADRDRARAAATAAADTARDALTQMRSMLGVLRDDDTPLPLAPVAPAPPQDTVAAAQRTGYPVTLSTTGQAEVSPDVAHALGRIVQEGLTNAMRHAPTATSASVRLDYGSDTVVVEIVNDGVTGPPRVGGFGVRGLAERAAHVHGTVESRPDGTGRWLLRAVLPTSSEDPAVTPPGEEKT, from the coding sequence GTGTTCCGCCGGTTCTGGACGCGCCATCCGGTCCTGGCCGACGTCCTGCTGGCCCTCCTCTGCACCCTGCTCACGCTCACCCCCGCCGCGCGGGTCGACCGCGACGTGCTCGGAGCGTACGCGATGCTGCTGTCGGTGCTGCTGCCGGTGTGCGTCGTCCTCGCCTGCGGCACGCTGCTCTGGCGACGTCGGCGCCCGTGGCTCCCCGCCGCCGCCGCGATCCTCCTCGAGGTCTTCCTCCTGTTCTCCGCGACGCCGGGGAGCAGCCCGCTGCTCCTGTTCGCCGGTTACTCGCTGGCCGTCTACCGCTCCGCCCGCGCGGCATGGATCGCGTTCGGCTCCGCCACCGCGGTGACGGGCGCCAGCGCCGGACTGCTCTACGGACTCGGTGTCTTCACACTGCAGGCGGCCGCCAACGCTCTGCTCGGCACGGTGGTCCTCGGTCTCATCGGCACGCTCATCGGCGTCAACGTGGGCAACCGGAAGCGCTACCTGGATGCCGTGATCGATCGCTCCCGCCAGTTGCTCGTGGAGCGCGATCAGCAGGCGCAGCTCGCCGCCGCCGCGGAACGAGCACGGATCGCGCGTGAGATGCACGACATCGTGTCGCATTCCCTGACGGTGGTGGTGGCGCTGTCGGAGGGCGCGGCGGCCACGGCCGACCGCGACCGTGCCCGCGCGGCCGCCACCGCCGCCGCCGACACCGCCCGCGACGCCCTCACCCAGATGCGCTCGATGCTCGGTGTGCTGCGCGACGACGACACCCCGCTCCCCCTCGCGCCCGTGGCGCCGGCGCCGCCGCAGGACACCGTAGCGGCCGCGCAGCGGACCGGGTACCCCGTCACGCTGTCGACCACCGGTCAGGCCGAGGTCTCGCCGGACGTCGCCCACGCGCTCGGCCGCATCGTGCAGGAGGGGCTGACGAACGCGATGCGGCATGCCCCGACCGCGACCTCGGCGTCCGTGCGCCTGGACTACGGGAGCGATACCGTGGTGGTCGAGATCGTCAACGACGGCGTGACGGGGCCACCGCGGGTCGGCGGCTTCGGCGTGCGAGGCCTCGCGGAACGCGCCGCGCACGTCCACGGCACGGTCGAGTCGCGGCCGGACGGGACGGGACGGTGGCTCCTGCGGGCCGTGCTGCCGACGTCGTCCGAAGACCCGGCCGTGACGCCGCCCGGAGAGGAGAAGACATGA
- a CDS encoding response regulator transcription factor — protein sequence MTTQIRVLLVDDQELIRLGFRMVLEAEPDIVVIGEAGDGSAAIAQSAALAPDLVLMDIRMPQLDGIAATQAIVRAHPETKVLVLTTFDLDEYAFGAIRAGASGFLLKDAQRHEMLSAVRAVHRGDAALAPRVTRMLLEHVGPELGATTPSAPDDIDDAGYRSLTDRERDVFLALAQGLSNAEIAASLYVGESTVKTHVGRILAKLGARDRIHAVILAHRLGLVDR from the coding sequence ATGACAACGCAGATCCGTGTGCTCCTGGTCGACGATCAGGAGCTGATCCGTCTCGGATTCCGCATGGTCCTGGAAGCGGAGCCCGACATCGTGGTCATCGGCGAGGCCGGAGACGGGAGCGCCGCGATCGCGCAGAGTGCGGCGCTCGCTCCCGACCTCGTCCTCATGGACATCCGCATGCCGCAGCTCGACGGCATCGCCGCGACGCAGGCGATCGTGCGGGCGCACCCGGAGACGAAGGTGCTCGTCCTCACCACTTTCGACCTCGACGAGTACGCCTTCGGAGCGATCCGCGCGGGTGCCAGCGGCTTCCTGCTGAAGGACGCCCAGCGCCACGAGATGCTCTCCGCCGTCCGCGCCGTGCACCGCGGAGACGCGGCCCTGGCGCCGCGGGTCACCCGCATGCTGCTGGAGCACGTCGGGCCGGAGCTGGGCGCCACGACGCCGTCCGCTCCCGACGACATCGACGATGCCGGCTACCGCTCACTGACCGATCGCGAGCGCGACGTGTTCCTCGCGCTCGCCCAGGGTCTCTCCAACGCGGAGATCGCGGCATCCCTGTACGTCGGCGAATCCACGGTCAAGACGCACGTGGGTCGCATCCTGGCGAAGCTCGGAGCCCGCGACCGCATCCACGCGGTCATCCTCGCGCATCGGCTCGGCCTCGTCGACCGCTGA
- a CDS encoding aldo/keto reductase — protein sequence MTRIGSSDLDVFPLALGGNVFGWTADRDTSFAVLEAFLDGGGDFIDTADAYSAWVPGNEGGESETIIGAWLASRRPQGVVVATKVSQHPAFRGLSADNVRRAAEASLGRLGVDEIDLYYAHFDDESVPLEETVGAFGALVADGLVRHVAVSNYSADRIRQWIEIADRLGVARPVAIQPHYNLVHRNEVEDTVIPVAEEFGLGLVPYYALASGFLTGKYRSTDSAGEGSPRAGGAAKYATAAGLRIIDALEEIGAGHDASVAATALAWLRAQPTVVAPIASARTVDQVPDLLAGARLELSSEEVERLNRVSAWTPPQG from the coding sequence ATGACCCGCATCGGTAGCAGCGACCTCGACGTCTTCCCCCTCGCCCTCGGCGGCAACGTGTTCGGCTGGACCGCCGACCGCGACACCTCGTTCGCCGTGCTCGAAGCCTTCCTCGATGGCGGCGGCGACTTCATCGACACCGCGGACGCCTACAGCGCCTGGGTGCCGGGGAACGAGGGCGGCGAGAGCGAGACGATCATCGGTGCGTGGCTGGCTTCGCGCCGTCCGCAGGGCGTGGTCGTCGCCACCAAGGTCAGCCAGCACCCCGCCTTCCGCGGTCTCTCCGCCGACAACGTCCGCCGCGCGGCCGAAGCCTCTCTCGGGCGGCTCGGGGTCGACGAGATCGACCTCTACTACGCGCACTTCGACGACGAGTCCGTACCGCTGGAGGAGACGGTGGGGGCGTTCGGCGCCCTGGTGGCGGACGGGCTCGTGCGACACGTGGCCGTGTCGAACTACTCGGCCGACCGCATCCGCCAGTGGATCGAGATCGCGGACCGCCTGGGCGTCGCCCGCCCGGTCGCGATCCAGCCGCACTACAACCTCGTGCACCGCAACGAGGTCGAGGACACCGTCATCCCCGTCGCGGAGGAGTTCGGACTCGGGCTCGTGCCCTACTACGCCCTGGCCAGTGGCTTCCTGACCGGCAAGTACCGCTCGACGGACAGCGCGGGGGAGGGGTCACCGCGGGCGGGCGGTGCCGCGAAGTACGCCACCGCCGCGGGCCTGCGGATCATCGACGCGCTGGAGGAGATCGGCGCGGGGCACGACGCCTCGGTCGCCGCGACGGCGCTGGCGTGGCTGCGGGCGCAGCCGACGGTCGTGGCGCCGATCGCGAGCGCGCGGACGGTCGACCAGGTGCCCGACCTGCTGGCCGGTGCGCGACTGGAGCTGTCGTCCGAGGAGGTCGAGCGTCTGAACCGCGTGTCGGCCTGGACGCCCCCGCAGGGCTGA
- a CDS encoding thioredoxin domain-containing protein: MSSDETPNVPAPRTSREAVREKAQKVHAQQSRARLMRRIIIGAVAIIAVGAIGTAVTLAVTSQTSKPQLSPSGMQEDGVVVTDIASAAIAGSASDTPAPEPSEAGATETPSPEPSAAGAVDVHVYVDYLSPDAGKFERANARLLAQWIEDGAATVSYHPVALLTASSNGTKYSLRSAAAAACVATHSPDQFYAFNHDLLDDQPEVGSDGMSDEELANLAGAVGVDNTKTVRSCIRDGDYISWAKEATARALDGPLPGSDDLVLTAAPMIIVNGEAYVGALDDPQELSTFVMSVASEAYYESASPTPTPTATSAPAK, from the coding sequence ATGTCGAGCGACGAAACGCCGAACGTCCCCGCACCTCGCACTTCGCGCGAGGCCGTGCGGGAGAAGGCCCAGAAGGTGCACGCCCAGCAGTCGCGGGCGCGTCTCATGCGACGGATCATCATCGGTGCGGTCGCGATCATCGCGGTCGGCGCGATCGGAACCGCCGTGACCCTCGCGGTGACCTCCCAGACCTCCAAGCCGCAGCTGAGCCCGAGCGGCATGCAGGAGGACGGCGTCGTGGTGACGGACATCGCCTCCGCCGCGATCGCGGGTTCCGCGTCGGACACCCCCGCCCCCGAGCCCTCCGAGGCCGGCGCCACGGAGACGCCGTCGCCCGAGCCGTCCGCAGCCGGCGCCGTGGATGTGCACGTGTACGTCGACTACCTGTCGCCCGATGCGGGCAAGTTCGAGCGCGCCAACGCCCGGCTCCTCGCGCAGTGGATCGAGGACGGCGCGGCCACCGTCAGCTACCACCCGGTCGCGCTCCTCACCGCCAGCTCCAACGGCACCAAGTACTCGCTGCGTTCCGCGGCGGCGGCGGCCTGCGTGGCCACGCACTCGCCGGACCAGTTCTACGCCTTCAACCACGACCTCCTGGACGACCAGCCTGAGGTGGGCAGTGACGGGATGTCCGACGAGGAGCTCGCGAATCTCGCGGGCGCCGTCGGCGTGGACAACACCAAGACGGTGCGCTCCTGCATCCGGGACGGCGACTACATCAGCTGGGCGAAGGAGGCGACCGCGCGAGCGCTCGACGGGCCTCTTCCCGGTTCCGACGACCTCGTCCTCACCGCCGCCCCGATGATCATCGTCAACGGCGAGGCGTATGTCGGCGCCCTGGACGACCCGCAGGAGCTGTCCACGTTCGTGATGTCCGTCGCGAGCGAGGCGTACTACGAGTCCGCATCCCCGACGCCCACTCCGACGGCGACCTCGGCGCCGGCGAAGTAG
- a CDS encoding ABC transporter ATP-binding protein, whose translation MASVTFDEATRLYPGGTRPAVDKLNLEVGDGEFLVLVGPSGCGKSTSLRMLAGLEEVNSGRILIGDRDVTDVPPKDRDIAMVFQNYALYPHMTVAENMGFALKIAGVGKEERAARVLEAAKLLDLEQYLTRKPKALSGGQRQRVAMGRAIVRQPQVFLMDEPLSNLDAKLRVQTRTQIASLQRRLGVTTVYVTHDQTEALTMGDRIAVLKDGLLQQVGTPRDLYEKPENVFVAGFIGSPAMNLFSADLADGGVRFGTEIVPLDRDTVGRANGSQVTVGVRPEDITVGPADGKGLSVVVDLVEELGADGYLYGHTEINGKRTDLVARVDGRNHPNAGETVTLAANPGHVHAFDQESGDRLNDKPVVSA comes from the coding sequence ATGGCATCTGTGACTTTCGACGAGGCCACCCGCCTCTACCCGGGCGGCACCCGTCCGGCTGTCGACAAGCTCAACCTCGAGGTGGGCGACGGCGAGTTCCTCGTCCTGGTCGGTCCCTCCGGTTGCGGTAAGTCCACCTCCCTCCGCATGCTCGCCGGCCTCGAAGAGGTCAACTCCGGCCGCATCCTCATCGGCGACCGCGACGTCACCGATGTGCCGCCGAAGGACCGCGACATCGCGATGGTCTTCCAGAACTACGCGCTGTACCCGCACATGACGGTCGCCGAGAACATGGGCTTCGCGCTCAAGATCGCCGGCGTCGGCAAGGAGGAGCGGGCCGCCCGCGTCCTCGAGGCCGCCAAGCTCCTCGACCTGGAGCAGTACCTGACCCGCAAGCCGAAGGCCCTCTCGGGTGGTCAGCGTCAGCGTGTCGCGATGGGCCGCGCGATCGTCCGCCAGCCGCAGGTGTTCCTCATGGACGAGCCGCTGTCGAACCTCGACGCCAAGCTCCGCGTCCAGACCCGTACGCAGATCGCGTCGCTGCAGCGTCGCCTGGGCGTCACCACCGTCTACGTCACGCACGACCAGACCGAGGCGCTCACGATGGGTGACCGCATCGCCGTGCTGAAGGACGGCCTGCTCCAGCAGGTGGGCACCCCGCGCGACCTCTACGAGAAGCCGGAGAACGTGTTCGTCGCCGGCTTCATCGGCTCGCCGGCCATGAACCTCTTCTCGGCCGACCTGGCCGACGGCGGCGTGCGCTTCGGCACCGAGATCGTGCCGCTCGACCGCGACACAGTCGGTCGTGCCAACGGCTCGCAGGTCACCGTGGGCGTCCGCCCGGAGGACATCACGGTCGGTCCGGCCGACGGCAAGGGCCTCTCGGTCGTCGTCGACCTCGTCGAGGAGCTCGGCGCCGACGGCTACCTGTACGGCCACACCGAGATCAACGGCAAGCGCACCGACCTCGTCGCCCGCGTCGACGGCCGCAACCACCCGAACGCGGGTGAGACCGTCACCCTCGCGGCGAACCCGGGCCACGTCCACGCCTTCGACCAGGAGTCGGGCGACCGCCTGAACGACAAGCCGGTCGTCTCCGCCTGA
- a CDS encoding DUF4032 domain-containing protein — protein MQESLRITAKTVDPGLLALPWSTPLEKWPSEHIVSLPKGLSRHLVRFADLSGRVVAVKETTTEMARREYEMLGNLSRLDVPCVERVAVIAGRTDSSGAPLPAALVTSHLRFSMPYRALFTRVLRPDTATRLVDALALLLVRLHNVGFYWGDVSLSNTLFRRDAGAFAAYLVDAETGELHEEGLTDGQRAYDLDLARTNIAGEIMDLAAGGRLEHGVDAVAIADGIVSSYRSLWAELTAQESFSAAETWRITERVERLNALGFDIDEMSMSTTADGTVVEIQPKVVDAGHHQRRLIRLTGLDVEENQARRLLNDLDEFRARSTKQWADEEMYAHEWLTRVFEPVVRAIPYDLRAKLEPAEVFHQVLEHRWYLSQAQGRSVALAEVLTSYINDVLRHRRDEATIMGPPTETMSLPVVTGTLSLADDEDDVDWRDLV, from the coding sequence ATGCAGGAATCCCTCCGGATCACCGCCAAGACCGTCGACCCCGGGCTGCTCGCGCTGCCGTGGTCGACACCCCTGGAGAAGTGGCCCTCCGAGCACATCGTCTCGCTGCCCAAGGGCCTGTCGCGTCACCTCGTCCGCTTCGCCGACCTGTCGGGCCGGGTCGTGGCCGTCAAGGAGACGACGACGGAGATGGCTCGACGGGAGTACGAGATGCTGGGCAACCTGTCTCGGCTCGACGTGCCCTGCGTGGAGCGCGTCGCCGTGATCGCCGGCCGCACCGACTCCTCCGGGGCCCCGCTGCCCGCGGCCCTCGTCACCTCGCATCTGCGCTTCTCCATGCCGTATCGCGCGCTGTTCACGCGCGTTCTCCGCCCGGACACCGCCACCCGCCTCGTGGATGCGCTGGCGCTGCTGCTCGTCCGCCTGCACAACGTGGGCTTCTACTGGGGCGACGTCTCGCTCTCCAACACGCTGTTCCGTCGGGATGCCGGGGCATTCGCGGCGTACCTCGTCGACGCGGAGACCGGTGAGCTGCACGAAGAGGGACTGACCGACGGTCAGCGCGCCTACGACCTCGACCTCGCCCGGACGAACATCGCCGGCGAGATCATGGACCTCGCCGCCGGCGGACGCCTGGAGCACGGGGTCGACGCCGTCGCGATCGCGGACGGCATCGTGTCCTCCTACCGCTCGCTGTGGGCCGAACTCACCGCACAGGAGTCGTTCTCCGCCGCCGAGACCTGGCGGATCACCGAACGCGTCGAGCGGCTCAACGCGCTCGGATTCGACATCGACGAGATGTCGATGTCGACGACCGCGGACGGCACCGTCGTCGAGATCCAGCCGAAGGTGGTCGACGCCGGCCATCATCAACGGCGTCTCATCCGCCTCACCGGCCTCGACGTCGAAGAGAACCAGGCGCGGCGGCTCCTCAACGACCTCGACGAGTTCCGCGCCCGTTCCACGAAGCAGTGGGCCGATGAGGAGATGTACGCCCACGAGTGGCTCACGCGCGTGTTCGAGCCGGTCGTCCGGGCGATCCCGTACGACCTGCGCGCCAAACTCGAGCCCGCCGAGGTGTTCCACCAGGTGCTGGAGCACCGGTGGTACCTGTCCCAGGCGCAGGGACGCTCGGTCGCCCTGGCGGAGGTGCTGACGAGCTACATCAACGACGTGCTCCGTCACCGCCGCGACGAGGCCACCATCATGGGACCGCCGACGGAGACGATGAGCCTCCCGGTCGTCACCGGCACGCTCTCGCTCGCCGACGACGAGGACGACGTCGACTGGCGCGATCTCGTCTGA
- a CDS encoding NAD(P)-dependent oxidoreductase: MARIIVLGGTGYAGRHIVAEAVSRDHAVVAISRSVPADPVAGAAYVQGSALDPASLAEVFSGADAVVSALSPRGDMEDRVLEALTNVIALLDGTETRLGVVGGAGGSLVAPGGPRLFDQGFPEEYKHEAQVGIDSLALLESTGEGLDWFFVHPAEVFGPWAEGERTGHYRDGGDVLVRDDEGKSFISGADFAVAIVDEIEQGNHHRERFTVGY; the protein is encoded by the coding sequence ATGGCCCGCATCATCGTCCTGGGAGGAACCGGCTACGCCGGACGTCACATCGTCGCCGAGGCGGTGAGCCGCGACCACGCCGTCGTCGCCATCTCCCGCTCGGTTCCCGCGGATCCGGTCGCCGGTGCCGCGTACGTGCAGGGCTCGGCGCTCGACCCGGCGTCGCTGGCCGAGGTGTTCAGCGGTGCCGACGCGGTCGTCTCCGCCCTGTCGCCCCGCGGCGACATGGAGGACCGTGTCCTGGAGGCGCTCACCAACGTCATCGCGCTGCTCGACGGCACGGAGACCCGACTGGGCGTCGTGGGCGGTGCCGGAGGGAGTCTCGTCGCTCCCGGCGGACCGCGGCTGTTCGACCAGGGCTTCCCGGAGGAGTACAAGCACGAAGCGCAGGTCGGCATCGACTCGCTCGCGCTCCTGGAGAGCACGGGGGAGGGACTGGACTGGTTCTTCGTGCATCCCGCCGAGGTGTTCGGGCCGTGGGCCGAGGGCGAGCGCACGGGGCACTACCGCGACGGTGGCGATGTGCTCGTCCGCGACGACGAGGGCAAGTCCTTCATCTCGGGAGCGGACTTCGCCGTGGCGATCGTCGACGAGATCGAGCAGGGGAACCACCACCGGGAGCGGTTCACGGTCGGCTACTGA
- the rlmB gene encoding 23S rRNA (guanosine(2251)-2'-O)-methyltransferase RlmB, whose amino-acid sequence MAKPGRPGASKGNKKGPTKGTGGLGRKALEGRGPTPKAEDRAWHPAGKRKAAAERYAAAGGKGKPAGRPASGGNPNRTARSKDNTNDTETVTGRNSVLEALRAKIPATAMYIAQRVEMDDRVKEMLSIATHRDIPVLEVTRQELDRMAGFDGVHQGVALKVPPYEYAHPQDLLEEVIDRGETPLFVALDGITDPRNLGAIIRSTAAFGGHGIILPQRRSAGVNSAAWKTSAGAAARIPVALATNLTTQLKEFKKQGVFVLGLDGDGDVSLPALELADRPVVIVVGSEGKGLSRLVTETCDQIVSIPISAATESLNAGIAASVALYQVATVRAAAD is encoded by the coding sequence ATGGCTAAGCCAGGGCGCCCCGGCGCGAGCAAGGGAAACAAGAAGGGCCCGACCAAGGGCACGGGCGGACTCGGGCGCAAGGCGCTCGAGGGACGCGGGCCCACGCCGAAGGCGGAGGACCGCGCCTGGCACCCCGCGGGCAAGCGCAAGGCCGCGGCCGAGCGCTATGCAGCCGCGGGAGGGAAGGGCAAGCCCGCCGGACGTCCGGCATCGGGTGGCAACCCCAACCGCACCGCCAGGTCGAAGGACAACACGAACGACACCGAGACGGTCACCGGGCGCAACTCGGTGCTCGAGGCGCTGCGCGCGAAGATCCCGGCGACCGCGATGTACATCGCACAGCGCGTCGAGATGGACGACCGTGTCAAGGAGATGCTGTCGATCGCGACCCACCGCGACATCCCGGTGCTCGAGGTCACCCGCCAGGAGCTCGACCGGATGGCCGGCTTCGACGGGGTGCACCAGGGCGTGGCGCTCAAGGTGCCGCCCTACGAGTACGCGCACCCGCAGGACCTTCTGGAAGAGGTCATCGACCGCGGCGAGACGCCGCTGTTCGTCGCCCTCGACGGCATCACCGACCCGCGCAACCTCGGTGCGATCATCCGCTCCACGGCGGCGTTCGGCGGCCACGGCATCATCCTGCCGCAGCGGCGCTCCGCCGGCGTGAACTCGGCGGCCTGGAAGACCAGCGCGGGGGCGGCGGCCCGGATCCCCGTGGCGCTGGCCACCAACCTCACGACGCAGCTCAAGGAGTTCAAGAAGCAGGGTGTGTTCGTCCTCGGCCTGGACGGTGACGGCGACGTCTCGCTGCCCGCGCTGGAGCTGGCGGACCGCCCGGTGGTCATCGTCGTCGGTTCGGAGGGCAAGGGGCTCTCCCGCCTCGTGACCGAGACCTGCGATCAGATCGTCTCCATCCCCATCTCCGCGGCGACCGAGTCGCTGAACGCCGGTATCGCCGCGTCCGTCGCGCTGTATCAGGTGGCCACCGTCCGCGCGGCCGCCGACTGA
- the cysS gene encoding cysteine--tRNA ligase, with protein MTLRLYDTRAQQLRDFVPLDPENITMYVCGPTVQSGPHIGHVRAALSFDLLRRWLAHRYGQVTFVRNVTDIDDKVLANATATEPWWALAYRMEQEFTAAYAGVGILSPTYEPRATASVPQMQELIALLIERGHAYPAPDGSGDVYFDVRSWPSYGDLTHQSVDAMEAAQDADPRGKRNPQDFALWKGAKPDEPVDATWASPWGPGRPGWHIECSAMAKRYLGAEFDIHGGGLDLRFPHHENELAQSTAAGDGFARYWVHNGLVTVDGQKMSKSLGNFTLARDVLAEHDPLVVRYALAAAHYRSSLDLSASSWTEAEAALGRIRSFLERAARAAGDGLGDHAAQSLPTAFVDAMDDDLGVPQALAVVHESVRAGNSALDAGDTAAALDAARAVRAMTRILGLHPGAGSPTGGDAQAAALDALVQEMIAQRATARAEKDWAAADRIRDAIAAAGITLEDTPAGTHWSIDG; from the coding sequence GTGACACTCCGCCTCTACGACACCCGCGCACAGCAGCTGCGCGATTTCGTGCCTCTCGATCCCGAGAACATCACGATGTACGTGTGCGGACCCACGGTGCAGTCCGGCCCCCACATCGGCCACGTGCGCGCAGCGCTCAGCTTCGACCTCCTGCGTCGGTGGCTGGCCCATCGCTACGGGCAAGTGACGTTCGTGCGCAACGTCACCGACATCGACGACAAGGTGCTGGCCAACGCGACGGCGACCGAACCGTGGTGGGCGCTCGCGTATCGGATGGAGCAGGAGTTCACCGCGGCCTACGCGGGCGTCGGCATCCTGTCGCCCACGTACGAGCCGCGCGCGACGGCCTCCGTCCCGCAGATGCAGGAGCTCATCGCGCTGCTCATCGAGCGCGGTCACGCGTATCCCGCCCCCGACGGTTCGGGGGACGTGTACTTCGACGTGCGCTCCTGGCCGTCCTACGGCGACCTCACGCATCAGTCCGTCGACGCGATGGAGGCGGCGCAGGACGCCGATCCGCGCGGCAAGCGCAACCCGCAGGACTTCGCCCTCTGGAAGGGCGCGAAGCCGGACGAACCCGTCGACGCGACCTGGGCCTCGCCCTGGGGCCCCGGCCGGCCGGGGTGGCACATCGAGTGCTCGGCCATGGCGAAGCGCTACCTCGGCGCGGAGTTCGACATCCATGGCGGCGGGCTCGACCTCCGCTTCCCGCACCACGAGAACGAACTCGCCCAGTCGACCGCCGCGGGGGACGGCTTCGCCCGCTACTGGGTGCACAACGGGCTGGTCACGGTCGACGGGCAGAAGATGTCGAAGTCGCTCGGCAACTTCACGCTCGCTCGCGACGTGCTCGCCGAGCACGATCCCCTGGTGGTCCGCTACGCGCTCGCCGCTGCCCACTATCGATCCAGTCTCGACCTGTCCGCGTCGTCCTGGACGGAGGCGGAGGCCGCGCTCGGCCGCATCCGCTCCTTCCTGGAGCGCGCGGCCCGCGCGGCCGGCGACGGGCTCGGGGACCACGCCGCGCAGAGCCTCCCGACCGCCTTCGTCGACGCGATGGACGACGACCTGGGTGTCCCTCAGGCGCTCGCGGTCGTGCACGAGAGCGTGCGGGCCGGGAACTCGGCTCTGGACGCGGGCGACACGGCCGCGGCGCTGGACGCGGCACGGGCGGTGCGGGCGATGACGAGGATACTGGGGCTGCACCCGGGAGCGGGCTCGCCGACCGGCGGGGACGCGCAGGCGGCGGCGCTCGACGCGCTGGTGCAGGAGATGATCGCGCAGCGCGCCACCGCGCGCGCGGAGAAGGACTGGGCGGCGGCGGATCGCATCCGAGACGCGATCGCCGCCGCAGGAATCACGCTGGAGGACACTCCGGCCGGAACTCATTGGAGTATCGATGGCTAA
- the ispD gene encoding 2-C-methyl-D-erythritol 4-phosphate cytidylyltransferase has product MSILPVPHTAVIVVAAGSGTRLDAGAPKAFVGIDGHSILRHALDGVFAAAPMQVVVVAPQGYEGDAQTELQAAAGDRVDLGRVVTGGTTRQESVAAGLAALWGDVTTVLVHDAARALTPPAVIDAVAAAVVGDAGVVPSLPVVDTLKRVADGLVTGAVDRAELAAAQTPQGFPRALLEAAYETAVAHGAEYTDDAALFAAAGHPVRLVPGSERSFKITTPADLERARLLVSPPAVPATPPSPTVVAGAPRVGIGTDVHAFGGEGNLWLAGLEWPGEPALSGHSDGDAVAHAVVDALLGAAGLGDIGEHFGTAHPEYAGAHADVFLSRTGELLAEAGFAVGNVSVQFQGNRPRFSGRRAEAEAALSAALGGAPVSVTATTTDGLGFPGRGEGIAVTAVALVIPRQDRGLSAPAE; this is encoded by the coding sequence GTGAGCATCCTCCCCGTTCCGCACACCGCCGTCATCGTCGTCGCCGCCGGCTCCGGCACCCGTCTCGACGCGGGGGCGCCCAAGGCCTTCGTCGGGATCGACGGCCACAGCATCCTCCGGCATGCCCTCGACGGCGTCTTCGCGGCCGCGCCGATGCAGGTCGTGGTCGTCGCCCCCCAGGGGTACGAGGGCGACGCGCAGACCGAGTTGCAGGCGGCGGCGGGCGACCGTGTCGACCTGGGTCGTGTGGTCACCGGGGGCACGACGAGGCAGGAGTCCGTCGCGGCGGGTCTCGCCGCGCTCTGGGGCGATGTGACGACGGTGCTCGTGCACGATGCGGCACGCGCTCTGACGCCGCCGGCGGTGATCGACGCCGTCGCGGCCGCCGTGGTCGGCGATGCCGGGGTCGTGCCGAGTCTGCCCGTGGTCGACACGCTCAAGCGCGTGGCCGATGGGCTCGTCACGGGCGCGGTGGATCGCGCGGAGCTCGCGGCGGCGCAGACGCCGCAGGGGTTCCCGCGCGCGCTGCTGGAGGCGGCGTACGAGACCGCGGTCGCGCACGGAGCGGAGTACACCGACGACGCCGCCCTGTTCGCCGCGGCCGGGCATCCCGTGCGACTGGTGCCGGGGTCGGAGCGGTCGTTCAAGATCACCACCCCCGCCGATCTGGAACGCGCCCGTCTGCTCGTGTCCCCGCCCGCGGTGCCCGCGACGCCCCCCTCGCCGACGGTCGTGGCAGGCGCCCCGCGCGTGGGAATCGGCACCGACGTGCACGCCTTCGGCGGGGAGGGGAACCTGTGGCTGGCCGGCCTGGAGTGGCCGGGGGAGCCGGCGCTGTCCGGGCACTCCGACGGCGACGCGGTGGCGCACGCCGTCGTCGACGCGCTGCTCGGGGCGGCGGGACTCGGCGACATCGGCGAGCACTTCGGCACCGCCCACCCGGAGTACGCGGGTGCCCACGCCGACGTGTTCCTGTCGCGCACCGGAGAGCTCCTGGCCGAGGCGGGCTTCGCGGTCGGCAACGTGTCGGTGCAGTTCCAGGGCAATCGCCCGCGATTCAGCGGGCGGCGCGCGGAGGCCGAGGCGGCCCTGTCGGCGGCGCTCGGCGGCGCGCCCGTGTCGGTGACGGCCACGACGACGGACGGTCTCGGATTCCCCGGACGGGGCGAGGGGATCGCCGTGACGGCCGTCGCGCTCGTCATCCCGCGTCAGGATCGGGGTCTCTCAGCGCCCGCCGAGTAG